GCAAATGCCTCCGAGCGGCGGATTAAATTTATAAATGTTTATTTTTACCTGTTTTAAATGCGGAAACTTTTGAAAGACCCGGTCGATAATCCGGTGGCCTAAATGCTCCAGCAAACGGGCCGGCACTTTCATTTCTTCGTATACCAGCTTGTATAATAACTCGTAATTTACCGTTTTGGGCAACTCATCGGTTTGCGCCGCAGCTTGTAAATCGGTGTATATAAATAAATCTACGCCGTACTTATTCCCGATTTTCTGCTCTTCGTCGTAGTAACCGTGAAAAGCAAAAAACTCCATGCCTTCCAGGGCAATGCGTCCTTGCATATCTGGTAATACCGCTTAATCTAGTTCATCGAAAAACGAACCGCCACCTGCTGGTTGTGCTACCGGTTTAGCAGCTGGTTTGCCTTGCCCAAACGATGGCCCACCGGGTTGCGTTAAAGGCGGCTGCACTTCCGGGGTGCCCGGCGTAATCGGGCCTATTTCGGGTACGGGGCGTTCTATTTCAGGAGCCGGCGACGGAATGTCTGGGATATCTGGTTTTGGTCGTTCAATTTCGGGTCCGGTTGGTGAAGGTACCGGCGTTTTTGGGTCCGGAATTTCGGGTTGCGGCGGTGTTACATCTGGCGTTGGGTTCGGCTCGGGTTGCTCGGGCGTACCCGGAATAGGTTCTACCGCTGGATTTTGAGCCGTAACTGGTTTATCCGTCAACAATTGCTCGGCGCGATGCTGCGGAGCCGGCGCATTTACCGGGCTGTTATCAACGGTGCTGCCGGAGTACACATCTTTTAATTCTTTTGATAATTCCACTTGCTTTACTTTTACGTTAGCCGCCTGCGATAAAATACCGGATAAATAGGTACGCGGGCGTTTGTTTGATTTTTCTACTTTTTCTAAAGCATCGTGGGCCATATTTTTTAAATCGCGAACCAGATTCTCCAGATAGGTTTCCATACGTTGATGTTCCTGTTCCAGTTGTTTTACTTCGCGTTGCATGTCGTCAATCGCCTTCTCGGATTGTTTGTACGCATCTTCGATAATACTGCGGGCTTTTAGGCGAGTATCGTTGAGTAACTGATCGGCTTGCAGCTGGGCTTCACGTAATTTTAACTCCGCTGACCGGTTGGCCTGCTCCAATATATTATTTCCGGTATCTTCGGCAGTTTTAAGCGTGCGGTACAACGACGATTCCACCTCCCGCATTTTTTGTACTTCTTTACCAGAAATATCCAGTTTTACCCGGAGCTCTTTGTTTTCGTCCATCAGCTTTTCCCACTCCTGCGAAAGTGTTAGCAAAAACGCGGTTACTTCATCTTTATCTAAACCTCTGAAAGCTTTTTCAAAGGTTTTTTGCCTAATCTCTAAGGGTGTAATCTTCATAAGTTAAACTAAAATTTAAATCCCAGACTGATATGGTGCGGTCGTCGCTACCCGAAACCAATTGGTTGCAGTACCCCGACCAGTATAATTTATTTACCGACGTACCGTGCCCGGCGTGCCGTACTTTATCAATAACTTTTAACAACCGGAACGTTTCCGCATCCCACACTTTAATGGACTTATCCATGCTGCCCGTAGCAAAAAACTGCCCCCCCGGACTGTAAGTAATATGATTAATGGCGTACATGTGCGCTATAATAGAGGCGTGGGCTTCGTAGGCATTTTCTACGGCCCAAACTTTTAAATGGGCATCGCGGCTCCCACTCAACAAATATTGCCCATCCGGCGAATAAGCCACCGTAAAAACCGAATTAGTATGGCCCGATATGGTTAATTTAAGCGCTAAGCTCCGGACATCCAGTATCCGGATTAAATGATCGCTGTAGCCGATGGCTAGTTCCTGGGTTGCTTCGTTTAAAGCCAGGCTACGGGCACTTTTATCGGATAGTTTAACTATTTTTTTTAAAATAAATCCATCGGCGCTAATTACCCCTACTCCCCCATCGCCCAGAGCCACATAAATAAGTTGGTTTGCCTCGGAGTACGCGATATCAAAAATGGCTAATGGCGGTAAAGGTACGGTAGCAATTACCGTTTTTTTAAACAAATCGATTACCTGCAGGCTATTATGGTTGTGCCCTACCAACAGCCAGTTTTTATCGGGCACGTAGCGCAGCGCATACACTGACGAAGGTACCTGGGCAATGAGTTCGCCGTTACCGGGGTTACGCAAATCCCAGGCTACTATCATGCCATCGCCGGCTGCCGAAAAAAATACTTCTTCCTGGCCGGAGCGTTCCAGGGTATACACGCAATCCCGGTGGCCCGTAAGGCTGGCGCTTTTTTGTACCTGAATAATGCGTTTACTCATGAAAACTAAATTTGTGTATGACGGCGTTTAGCTAATTTACAATAATCTATTTAAGAAAAAGTAATTATTTGCAAAAATACCCGAAACCAAACATAGTTGCTGCTGCCGGGTTAGCTAATTCAAAAAATAAATTTGGTAAGCCCCAGAACGCTATATTTACGCCGCTTATGCCTTTAACTGAAATAAAACAAATAAACGCCAGCACCTTTTTAGGCCGTTGGGCACTTACCGAAACTAGTCTGCAATTGTTGCAACACCCGGGTTTACCCACCGAAATAATTTTACCGGAAACGATAAGCCACGAAAAACGGCGGGCCGAATGGCTAGCCAGCCGCATACTGGCTTACCAGCTCCTGCAAAAATTTACGCCGGATTTTTACTTACTACTGAACAACGAAACCGGTCAGCCTGTTTTTGAAAATTGCGCTTGCCAGATCTCCATTTCGCACACCCACGACCAGGTTGCCGTTCTGGTATCCAAGGATTACAGGGTTGGCATAGATATTGAAAGAATACAATCTAAGGTGTTGCGGGTAAAAGATAAATTTTTGTCAGAAACTGAGAAACAATTTTTAACCAACGATCTGGTAGAACTAACGATTGCCTGGAGCGCCAAAGAAACTTTGTACAAATTACACGGCAAAAAAAATATTACTTTCAGCGAAAATCTAATCTTGTTTCCTTTTGAAACTACCCATAGGGGTTATTTAGAAGCTCAAATTCAAACCCTTACCTTTCAGCAAAAATATACGGTGCACTTTGAGGTGGAAAACAATACGGTACTTACTTATTGCCTGCATCGCTAACCGTAATTTTTAAAAAACGTAAATTCCGGATTGTTTTAAGATTAACTTTAGCCGCTAACAAAAGCAATAATTATTAAAATTTTACTATATTTATAGCAGGGCTATCCAAAACAACAAAGCATTTTTAAAAAGCTTAAGAATGAGAAAAATAATTATCAGTTGCTTTTTACTGCTATTCACTTTGCATTTGCAAGCGCAAACCGGCGGCTACCAACCGGGCCAGAAAGTAGAGGCATTTACGTTGCAGACGGAAACTGGTCAAAAAGTAGCGCTTACCGACCATGCGGCCAGTAAAGCAGTGGTAGTGATTTTTACCAATGCGCTTTGCCCGTATGCGCAATTGTACCAAAAACGTTTGCAGCAACTCAACACCGATTACGCCGGCAAAGGAGTTAAATTCTTGTTTATCCAATCAGCCATTAATACCAATAACACCACTACTAAAGCGGCAAATGATGTTCAGTACGCCGTAGACACCGACCAAAAAGTTAGCCAGCAATGGGGCGCAACCAAAACTCCCGAAGTTTTTGTGCTGCAACCCGATAACGGTACGTTTACGCTGCGGTATAAAGGCGCTATCGACGATAATCCGCAGGTAGAAGGCTACGTAAAAGAGAATTTTTTAAAAAATGCCTTAGATGCAATAGTAGCTAATCAAGCTCCGGCCATTTCGCAGAAGCGCGCTACCGGCTGCTCTATTAAGCGGTTTTAATTTGTTAGCCACCAGAATAAATTTTAAAAATTTAGCTAGAAATAACCGGCTGATTTAATAACTGAAAGGTATTGGTGCGTTGCGCTTCGGCGAGTAATTTAACTTTATTAATGGGTACCACGCCTACCTGTTCGCACACTAAGCCGCCCCCCAGATTAGATAAACCGGCAATAAAAGCTACGGGCAATTCCAAAGCTAAACACAAAGCCGCAATACTAATAACGGTATCGCCGGCACCCGACACATCCGAAATGGTGCGCAAATGGGCTTCGATGTATCTTTTAACCGGGCCGGATAAGTAAAATACGCCCCGTTCCGATAGGGTAATTAATACAGTTTGCGCATTTAATTTATTTTGCAGATTAGCAGCGGCACGTTCAAATTCTTCGTGGTTGGTATCCTGGAAATCTACTTTTAACCCTTCTTTTAATTCTTTTAAATTGGGCTTAAACAAAGTACAACCCACGTAAGACAAAAAGTTTTTCTTCTTCGGATCTACTACCGTCGGGATGTCGTGCTGCAGGGCTAACTCCAACATGGCGGCAATGTTAGCGGCCGTGAGTACACCTTTGTCGTAATCTTCAAAAATAACTACGTCGGCCAATGGAAGCAATTTGCTGTATTGCTGCACCAAATGCGCTGCTTCGTGTTCCAGCAACTCGGTTTCAATTTCGGCATCAATACGCAATAGTTGCTGGTCGCCGGCTAAAATCCGTTCTTTAACGGTGGTAATGCGGTCGGTACTTTTAATAATACCATCGGTGGGCAACTGCTGTTCTTCCATTAAACGCAGCAAATCAGCGCCATCCAAATCGTCGCCGATTACCGAGCACAATAAAGGCGTAGCGCCCAATGCTTGTACATTGAGCGCTACGTTAGCGGCTCCTCCCAACCGCTTTTCTTTCCGGAGTACGTTCACTATGGGAACGGGAGCTTCCGGGGATAAGCGGGTAGATTTGCCCCATAAATAAGAATCCAGCATTACATCGCCGACTACCAGCACGGTAAGCTGATTAAAAGAATCAAAAATAGCCCCCAGGCTATTGAATGGTGTCATTTAAACGAGTTTGGCTAAACTTTCTTTTAAGCGGCGCATGGCCTCTACTAACTTTTCGTCGGAAGCAGCAAACGAGAAACGAATGCACTCATCGGCGCCAAAAGCATCGCCCGAAACCGCCGCTACGTGCGCATCATTTAAGATAAACATGCTTAAGTCGCTGGAGTTATTAATTACCTGGCCGTTAAACGATTTACCGTAAAAAGAACTCACATCCGGGAAAATGTAAAAAGCACCTTGTGGTACGTAGGTTTTAATGCCTGGTATCTCTTTCATTAAGCCCAGTACTAAATCGCGCCGACGCAAATACGCCGCCGACATTTCTTCGGCAGAACCCCGGCCACCTTTTAAAGCGGCAACGGCAGCCTTTTGCGCGATAGAGCACGTACCAGACGTAATCTGGCTTTGCATTTTATCGCAGGCATCGGCAATTTGTTTGTTAGCGGCAATGTAACCCACGCGCCAGCCGGTCATGGCGTAGCCCTTAGAGAAACCATTAACAGTAATTACCCGGTCTTTAATAAAATCAAACTGGGCCATGCTGGCGTGCTCGCCGGTAAAGTTAATGTACTCGTAAATTTCGTCGGCCATCACAAAAATTTGCGGGTGTTTGGCCAACACATTTGCAAAAGCTTCCAGTTCTTCTTTCGAGAATACGGAACCGGTAGGGTTACACGGCGACGAATACATTACCAGTTTGGTATTGCTGGTAATGGCATCTTCGAGTTGCTGCGCCGAAATAGAAAAATTATTTTCGATATTGCCTTTTACTAAAACCGGAATACCTTCTGCCAGTTTTACTACTTCTTCGTAGCTTACCCAGTACGGCGAAAATATAATTACTTCATCGCCGGGGTTCACCAGGCTCATAATAACGTTGGCAATAGATTGTTTTGCCCCTGTAGAAACTACAATGTTTTCGGGTTTATAATCAAGATTGTTGTCGCGTTTTAATTTATTTACGATTTCCTGGCGTAAGTCAGGGTAACCTGCTACCGGCGTGTAAAACGTAAAACCATCGTCTAAAGCCTTTTTAGCGGCATCTTTAATGTACTGCGGGGTTTGGAAATCGGGTTCGCCGAAACTCAGGTTAATGACATCGAAACCTTGAGCCGCCAGTTCGCGCGCCTTCTTGGCCATGGCAATAGTTTGCGATTCGGCCAAAGAGTTAATGCGATCGGATAAGAAACTGGTTGCTTGTGCTGTTATTTCCATATTAAGTTAATGTTATGCGGCCAAAAATACAGAATTCTGCTGTATTTGCTTTACGTGTTTTACGGATTTATTAAAGCCAGATTAAAATTTAGAAAATTTAAAACAGTTTAAAACTTCCTTAACAATCTTCTGATTATCACCTCCGGACCCGGTTATTTTTTTAAAATATTTCAACAAAGATGTTCCTGCGCAGCTATAAACGCTAAAAACCCATTTTAAATTTTCCCGGAAACTTTATTATTACTGGCGCAGCAACCGAATTATTAATTTTTACGGTAACGTAAAAGCTAGTAAACCGCAACAAACCAATAGTTATTTTCACCGATCGAGGTAATCCGGAGGAAACAGTTCTTGATCATACTTTTGGGCTATTTCCTGCAGGTATTTCAAATCGGCGTCCGTCATTTTTGCCGGTGGCAGAAAGGTGTTGGCGGGAACTGGCTGGCCAATTTCCTGGAAAAACTTATCTAAACCGGCCGGGTTAACCAGACAAAGTAAACGGACTATCTGCGCAGTTTGGTTCTTAAAAGCATGGATGGCTCCTCCCTTCGGGATAGTAATAACAGAACCGGGTTTTGCGGTATACGTTTGTGTTTCACTTTTAA
The sequence above is a segment of the Adhaeribacter swui genome. Coding sequences within it:
- a CDS encoding bifunctional heptose 7-phosphate kinase/heptose 1-phosphate adenyltransferase, whose amino-acid sequence is MTPFNSLGAIFDSFNQLTVLVVGDVMLDSYLWGKSTRLSPEAPVPIVNVLRKEKRLGGAANVALNVQALGATPLLCSVIGDDLDGADLLRLMEEQQLPTDGIIKSTDRITTVKERILAGDQQLLRIDAEIETELLEHEAAHLVQQYSKLLPLADVVIFEDYDKGVLTAANIAAMLELALQHDIPTVVDPKKKNFLSYVGCTLFKPNLKELKEGLKVDFQDTNHEEFERAAANLQNKLNAQTVLITLSERGVFYLSGPVKRYIEAHLRTISDVSGAGDTVISIAALCLALELPVAFIAGLSNLGGGLVCEQVGVVPINKVKLLAEAQRTNTFQLLNQPVISS
- a CDS encoding 4'-phosphopantetheinyl transferase family protein, whose translation is MPLTEIKQINASTFLGRWALTETSLQLLQHPGLPTEIILPETISHEKRRAEWLASRILAYQLLQKFTPDFYLLLNNETGQPVFENCACQISISHTHDQVAVLVSKDYRVGIDIERIQSKVLRVKDKFLSETEKQFLTNDLVELTIAWSAKETLYKLHGKKNITFSENLILFPFETTHRGYLEAQIQTLTFQQKYTVHFEVENNTVLTYCLHR
- a CDS encoding WD40 repeat domain-containing protein — its product is MSKRIIQVQKSASLTGHRDCVYTLERSGQEEVFFSAAGDGMIVAWDLRNPGNGELIAQVPSSVYALRYVPDKNWLLVGHNHNSLQVIDLFKKTVIATVPLPPLAIFDIAYSEANQLIYVALGDGGVGVISADGFILKKIVKLSDKSARSLALNEATQELAIGYSDHLIRILDVRSLALKLTISGHTNSVFTVAYSPDGQYLLSGSRDAHLKVWAVENAYEAHASIIAHMYAINHITYSPGGQFFATGSMDKSIKVWDAETFRLLKVIDKVRHAGHGTSVNKLYWSGYCNQLVSGSDDRTISVWDLNFSLTYEDYTLRD
- a CDS encoding DivIVA domain-containing protein; translated protein: MKITPLEIRQKTFEKAFRGLDKDEVTAFLLTLSQEWEKLMDENKELRVKLDISGKEVQKMREVESSLYRTLKTAEDTGNNILEQANRSAELKLREAQLQADQLLNDTRLKARSIIEDAYKQSEKAIDDMQREVKQLEQEHQRMETYLENLVRDLKNMAHDALEKVEKSNKRPRTYLSGILSQAANVKVKQVELSKELKDVYSGSTVDNSPVNAPAPQHRAEQLLTDKPVTAQNPAVEPIPGTPEQPEPNPTPDVTPPQPEIPDPKTPVPSPTGPEIERPKPDIPDIPSPAPEIERPVPEIGPITPGTPEVQPPLTQPGGPSFGQGKPAAKPVAQPAGGGSFFDELD
- a CDS encoding redoxin domain-containing protein is translated as MRKIIISCFLLLFTLHLQAQTGGYQPGQKVEAFTLQTETGQKVALTDHAASKAVVVIFTNALCPYAQLYQKRLQQLNTDYAGKGVKFLFIQSAINTNNTTTKAANDVQYAVDTDQKVSQQWGATKTPEVFVLQPDNGTFTLRYKGAIDDNPQVEGYVKENFLKNALDAIVANQAPAISQKRATGCSIKRF
- the folB gene encoding dihydroneopterin aldolase; protein product: MQGRIALEGMEFFAFHGYYDEEQKIGNKYGVDLFIYTDLQAAAQTDELPKTVNYELLYKLVYEEMKVPARLLEHLGHRIIDRVFQKFPHLKQVKINIYKFNPPLGGICHKAKVTLKEKR
- a CDS encoding cupin domain-containing protein; the encoded protein is MRPNAILTVDAESLSSVAVAGGNYTVLISGEQTAGTYAVIEMKVPPQGGPGPHAHAAIQETFYVLEGEVVFKSETQTYTAKPGSVITIPKGGAIHAFKNQTAQIVRLLCLVNPAGLDKFFQEIGQPVPANTFLPPAKMTDADLKYLQEIAQKYDQELFPPDYLDR
- a CDS encoding pyridoxal phosphate-dependent aminotransferase — encoded protein: MEITAQATSFLSDRINSLAESQTIAMAKKARELAAQGFDVINLSFGEPDFQTPQYIKDAAKKALDDGFTFYTPVAGYPDLRQEIVNKLKRDNNLDYKPENIVVSTGAKQSIANVIMSLVNPGDEVIIFSPYWVSYEEVVKLAEGIPVLVKGNIENNFSISAQQLEDAITSNTKLVMYSSPCNPTGSVFSKEELEAFANVLAKHPQIFVMADEIYEYINFTGEHASMAQFDFIKDRVITVNGFSKGYAMTGWRVGYIAANKQIADACDKMQSQITSGTCSIAQKAAVAALKGGRGSAEEMSAAYLRRRDLVLGLMKEIPGIKTYVPQGAFYIFPDVSSFYGKSFNGQVINNSSDLSMFILNDAHVAAVSGDAFGADECIRFSFAASDEKLVEAMRRLKESLAKLV